From the genome of Variovorax sp. RA8, one region includes:
- a CDS encoding fumarate hydratase has protein sequence MTIIQQADLIESVAAALQYISYYHPTDYIAHLARAYEREQSPAAKDAMAQILTNSKMSATGQRPICQDTGIVNVFLKVGMEVRWGGFTGSLDDAINEGVRRGYNHPDNMLRASVVADPQFDRKNTKDNTPAVIFTEIVPGNTVEVTVAAKGGGSENKSKLVMLNPGDSVVDWVLKTVPTMGAGWCPPGMLGIGIGGTAEKAALLAKESLMDDLDMHELLAKKRSGAELSKVEALRVELYEKVNALGIGAQGLGGLATVLDVKIKMYPTHAASKPVAMIPNCAATRHAHFVLDGSGPVYLEAPSLDLWPKIDWAPDYNKSKRVDLDKLTPAEVASWKPGDTLLLNGKMLTGRDAAHKRIADMLAKGEKLPVDFTNRVIYYVGPVDPVKDEAVGPAGPTTATRMDGFTEMMLAKTGLIAMIGKAERGPVAIEAIQKHKSAYLMAVGGAAYLVSKAIKTAKVVGFADLGMEAIYEFDVVDMPVTVAVDAGGTSAHITGPAEWQKRIASGEFKTIMMEAA, from the coding sequence ATGACCATCATCCAGCAAGCCGACCTGATCGAATCGGTTGCCGCCGCGCTCCAGTACATCAGCTACTACCACCCGACTGACTACATCGCCCACCTGGCGCGCGCCTACGAGCGCGAGCAGAGCCCTGCAGCCAAGGACGCAATGGCGCAGATCCTCACCAACAGCAAGATGAGCGCCACCGGCCAGCGGCCGATCTGCCAGGACACGGGCATCGTCAACGTGTTCCTCAAGGTCGGCATGGAGGTGCGCTGGGGCGGCTTCACCGGCAGCCTTGACGACGCCATCAACGAAGGCGTGCGCCGCGGCTACAACCACCCCGACAACATGCTGCGCGCCTCGGTGGTCGCCGATCCGCAGTTCGACCGCAAGAACACCAAGGACAACACGCCGGCGGTGATCTTCACCGAGATCGTGCCCGGCAACACCGTCGAGGTCACGGTGGCCGCCAAGGGCGGCGGCAGCGAGAACAAGAGCAAGCTGGTGATGCTGAACCCCGGCGACAGCGTGGTCGACTGGGTGCTCAAGACCGTGCCGACCATGGGCGCCGGCTGGTGCCCGCCGGGCATGCTGGGCATCGGCATCGGCGGCACGGCCGAGAAGGCCGCCCTGCTCGCCAAGGAAAGCTTGATGGACGACCTCGACATGCACGAGCTGCTGGCCAAGAAGCGCTCGGGCGCAGAGCTCAGCAAGGTGGAGGCACTGCGCGTCGAGCTCTACGAGAAGGTCAATGCACTGGGCATCGGCGCGCAGGGACTGGGCGGCCTGGCCACGGTGCTGGACGTCAAGATCAAGATGTACCCGACGCACGCGGCCAGCAAGCCGGTGGCGATGATCCCGAACTGCGCGGCCACGCGCCACGCGCATTTCGTGCTCGACGGCTCGGGGCCGGTCTACCTGGAGGCGCCGTCGCTGGACCTCTGGCCCAAGATCGACTGGGCTCCCGACTACAACAAGAGCAAGCGTGTGGACCTCGACAAGCTCACGCCGGCCGAGGTCGCGAGCTGGAAGCCGGGCGACACGCTGCTGCTCAACGGGAAGATGCTCACCGGCCGCGACGCAGCGCACAAGCGCATCGCCGACATGCTGGCCAAGGGCGAGAAGCTACCGGTGGACTTCACCAACCGCGTGATCTACTACGTGGGGCCGGTCGATCCGGTCAAGGACGAGGCCGTGGGCCCCGCCGGCCCGACCACCGCCACGCGCATGGACGGCTTCACGGAGATGATGCTCGCGAAGACCGGGCTGATCGCGATGATCGGCAAGGCCGAGCGCGGCCCGGTCGCCATCGAGGCAATCCAGAAGCACAAGAGCGCCTACCTGATGGCCGTGGGCGGCGCCGCGTACCTGGTGAGCAAGGCGATCAAGACCGCCAAGGTGGTGGGCTTCGCCGACCTCGGCATGGAAGCGATCTACGAGTTCGACGTGGTCGACATGCCGGTGACGGTGGCGGTGGACGCCGGCGGCACCAGCGCCCACA